From Burkholderia sp. WP9, a single genomic window includes:
- the tssA gene encoding type VI secretion system protein TssA, protein MPINLNTLLAPLSEISPCGEDLLFSADFDAIQHARRFEDPSLDQGEWVTEIKEADWSFVIERSSSLLQTQTKDLRLAVWLTEALAIDEGINGLSQGYGLLTGLCERYWDHVHPLPDGDDTEYRLGNVAWLVGRTGDLLRAMPITSSQGNTYSTIDWDVATHVAQAVKRDPDHADDIVRGKPSIDQIEASKRATSTAFYAALLADLKAFEAAMLALEQELDRHAGDSAPSFRQAKDAYESVYRLVERFAREVGVNAEAAPPAKVPAPNEYERAEPAFKTSPQREEPVLTTMPASPIAGIQSRAQAVAQLRAVARFFRATEPHNPAAYFADKAAEAADMPLHQWLSSVVKDDGSLAHIRELLGVKPEENS, encoded by the coding sequence ATGCCGATTAACCTGAACACGTTGCTGGCTCCGCTCAGCGAAATCTCGCCTTGTGGCGAAGATCTGCTTTTCTCAGCGGATTTCGACGCGATTCAGCACGCGCGCCGTTTCGAAGACCCGTCGCTGGATCAGGGCGAGTGGGTCACGGAAATCAAAGAGGCGGATTGGTCGTTTGTCATCGAGCGCTCGAGTAGTCTGCTACAAACGCAGACCAAGGATCTTCGCCTGGCAGTCTGGCTGACCGAGGCGCTCGCAATCGACGAAGGCATCAACGGTCTCTCGCAAGGCTACGGGTTGTTGACGGGACTTTGCGAGCGCTACTGGGACCACGTCCATCCGCTGCCGGACGGCGACGACACCGAGTATCGCCTTGGCAACGTCGCGTGGCTCGTCGGCCGCACCGGCGATCTGCTACGCGCCATGCCGATTACGTCGTCGCAAGGCAATACCTACAGCACGATCGATTGGGATGTCGCCACGCATGTTGCGCAGGCCGTCAAGCGCGATCCGGATCATGCCGACGACATCGTGCGTGGTAAACCGTCGATCGATCAGATCGAGGCGTCGAAGCGCGCCACATCAACGGCGTTCTACGCCGCGCTGCTCGCCGATCTGAAAGCGTTTGAAGCGGCTATGCTGGCGCTCGAACAGGAGCTGGACCGGCATGCCGGCGATTCCGCGCCGAGTTTCCGTCAGGCAAAAGACGCGTATGAAAGCGTCTACCGGTTAGTGGAACGCTTCGCCCGCGAAGTGGGCGTGAACGCCGAAGCGGCGCCACCCGCGAAAGTACCTGCGCCGAACGAGTACGAACGGGCCGAGCCCGCCTTCAAGACTTCACCGCAACGTGAGGAACCTGTGTTGACGACCATGCCCGCCAGCCCGATTGCAGGAATTCAAAGCCGTGCGCAGGCCGTCGCGCAATTGCGCGCGGTGGCCAGGTTCTTTCGCGCTACGGAGCCGCATAACCCTGCGGCGTATTTCGCCGACAAGGCAGCGGAGGCGGCGGATATGCCGTTGCATCAATGGCTTTCGAGCGTAGTGAAAGACGACGGATCGCTCGCGCATATTCGCGAGTTGCTCGGTGTGAAGCCGGAAGAGAACAGCTAG
- a CDS encoding LysR family transcriptional regulator, whose protein sequence is MIDRITAMRTFIRIVDTNSFTRAAESLNIPRATATTIVQNLEALLGTVLLARTTRRLSITPEGAAYYERCAQILADIDEMEASIRHATDNLTGRLRIEMPGAVASTIVLPALDDFHTRYPNLDLAIGISNRTVDLISEAIDCSIQLGELPDSNLVARQLGTLEHVTCASPAYLARHGTPTNLDDLRGHAAVNCMSPHNGREVDFDFEVDGEAQNVKVKGFVKVSDEQAYLTCGLQGLGLIQPARIAAQPYLDSGLLREVLPQWKPVPMPVSVAYVKNRRVSPRVRAFVDWLAELFEKAEHVDQDLSRVRQLLRGLHPA, encoded by the coding sequence GTGATCGACCGAATAACCGCAATGCGCACATTCATCCGAATCGTGGACACCAACAGCTTCACCCGCGCAGCGGAATCCCTCAACATTCCCCGCGCCACGGCGACCACCATCGTCCAGAATCTGGAAGCGCTGCTAGGCACAGTTCTCCTCGCCCGCACCACGCGGCGCCTGAGCATTACACCCGAAGGCGCGGCCTACTACGAGCGCTGCGCGCAAATCCTCGCCGACATCGACGAAATGGAAGCCAGCATCCGGCACGCCACGGATAACCTGACCGGGCGCCTGCGTATCGAAATGCCCGGCGCGGTGGCCAGCACGATCGTCCTGCCGGCCCTGGACGACTTCCACACGCGCTACCCGAACCTCGATCTCGCTATCGGCATCAGCAACCGCACCGTCGATCTGATCTCCGAAGCAATCGACTGCAGCATCCAGCTAGGCGAATTGCCGGATTCGAATCTGGTCGCGCGCCAACTCGGCACGCTCGAACACGTGACCTGTGCGAGTCCGGCCTACCTGGCCCGTCATGGCACACCCACGAACCTCGACGATTTGCGCGGACATGCGGCCGTCAATTGCATGTCGCCGCACAACGGACGCGAAGTGGATTTCGATTTCGAAGTGGACGGCGAAGCGCAAAACGTCAAGGTAAAAGGCTTCGTCAAAGTCAGCGACGAACAGGCCTATCTCACCTGCGGCTTGCAAGGCCTGGGCTTGATCCAGCCCGCCCGCATCGCCGCGCAACCCTATCTGGATTCTGGACTTTTGCGCGAAGTCCTGCCGCAATGGAAGCCGGTGCCGATGCCGGTCTCGGTCGCGTATGTGAAGAATCGCCGCGTCTCGCCACGCGTGCGCGCGTTCGTCGACTGGCTGGCGGAGTTGTTCGAGAAAGCGGAGCACGTCGATCAGGATCTGTCGCGTGTCCGTCAGTTACTGCGCGGCCTGCATCCCGCCTGA
- the tagF gene encoding type VI secretion system-associated protein TagF, with amino-acid sequence MTQTVQAQIAYFGKIPSRGDFVKSAHNPQLLATLDRWIAEAMELLSDDPRWKIVYENAKPMHFAFLGSRSKLAIAGHMMASHDQSSRRFPFLAATALEVEKPLTFLAHSPLAFARLWSRVAAQMKPLLGASEPPGALQALGDMQVPIEIGGGPGNPHDGTFNDFVEHQTLAGLEQMLLASGHPVRLRGAMLALGSLLRPVMQSGSSHLERGLTLPLPNDPFYRSLVAAFWLELIAPFVAQADFELAIFIGTIAERERLIIGFNGASAKTLHSVVDPQSYAAHNIDIDDPEWIDEHAQNDHGISKLVSYLDQPQLSLRVSIDTFREAFTGA; translated from the coding sequence ATGACGCAAACCGTGCAGGCGCAAATCGCCTACTTCGGCAAGATCCCGTCGCGCGGCGACTTCGTGAAGAGCGCCCATAATCCGCAGCTGCTCGCCACGCTCGACCGCTGGATCGCGGAAGCCATGGAACTGCTGAGCGACGATCCACGCTGGAAGATCGTCTACGAAAACGCCAAGCCGATGCACTTCGCGTTCCTCGGTTCCCGCAGCAAACTGGCGATTGCCGGGCATATGATGGCCAGCCACGATCAATCCTCGCGGCGTTTTCCGTTTCTTGCCGCGACCGCGCTCGAAGTCGAAAAGCCGCTGACGTTTCTCGCGCACAGCCCGCTTGCCTTCGCGCGGCTGTGGTCGCGCGTCGCGGCGCAGATGAAGCCGCTGCTTGGCGCGAGCGAACCGCCGGGCGCGCTGCAGGCACTTGGCGACATGCAGGTGCCGATCGAGATCGGCGGCGGCCCTGGCAATCCGCATGACGGCACCTTCAACGATTTCGTCGAGCATCAAACGCTCGCGGGCCTCGAACAGATGCTGCTCGCGAGCGGCCATCCGGTGCGTTTGCGCGGCGCGATGCTCGCGCTCGGCTCGCTGCTGCGTCCGGTGATGCAAAGCGGTTCGTCGCATCTCGAACGCGGGCTGACCTTGCCGCTGCCGAACGATCCGTTCTACCGCAGTCTCGTGGCCGCGTTCTGGCTCGAACTGATCGCGCCGTTCGTCGCGCAGGCGGATTTCGAACTGGCGATTTTCATCGGCACGATTGCCGAGCGCGAGCGGCTCATCATCGGCTTTAATGGCGCGTCGGCCAAAACGCTGCACAGCGTGGTCGATCCGCAGTCGTATGCGGCACATAACATCGATATCGACGACCCCGAGTGGATCGACGAACACGCACAGAACGATCATGGCATCAGCAAGCTCGTCAGTTACCTCGACCAACCGCAACTGTCGCTGCGCGTCAGCATCGACACGTTCCGCGAAGCATTCACGGGAGCGTGA
- a CDS encoding OmpA family protein: MLTLSTRTSVLLAGLLLSALAHADNDGPARVTPVDNSGISIHTTILPPAASAPVGNAGPAVTTSGLASGTTGAGTGAISAAPPPANATPGQVVVGGKVPDEATKAAVLARLRDTYGAANVVDQIEVADVATPPNWSANVQKLIGPQLKQISKGQLKIDGTQIDVKGEVHNESQRQQLASDMANALNPTYTIKNGLRVSASEQGLLDQTLANRTIEFETGSATLTPQGRAILDQMAAAMGKMTTKTVAIIGHTDNSGNRTSNIALSQARADAVKGYLVAKGIPPQQMTTTGVGPDQPIASNDTTDGRARNRRIEFRAGS, translated from the coding sequence ATGCTGACCCTCTCCACGCGCACGTCCGTGCTGCTCGCGGGCCTTCTGCTCAGCGCCCTCGCGCATGCCGACAACGACGGCCCCGCTCGCGTCACGCCGGTCGACAACAGCGGTATTTCGATTCACACCACGATTCTGCCGCCGGCTGCGTCGGCGCCGGTGGGTAATGCGGGACCCGCAGTGACCACGTCCGGGCTCGCCAGCGGCACGACCGGCGCGGGCACCGGCGCGATCAGCGCAGCGCCGCCGCCCGCCAACGCGACGCCGGGCCAGGTGGTGGTTGGCGGCAAGGTGCCGGACGAAGCGACCAAGGCGGCCGTGCTCGCACGACTGCGCGACACATACGGCGCGGCCAACGTGGTCGACCAGATCGAAGTCGCCGACGTGGCGACACCGCCGAACTGGTCCGCCAACGTGCAAAAGCTGATCGGTCCGCAATTGAAGCAGATCAGCAAAGGCCAGTTGAAAATCGACGGCACGCAGATCGACGTGAAAGGCGAAGTGCACAACGAATCGCAGCGTCAACAACTCGCGAGCGACATGGCGAATGCGCTGAACCCGACCTATACGATCAAGAACGGCCTGCGCGTGAGCGCATCCGAGCAAGGCCTGCTCGATCAGACGCTCGCGAACCGCACGATCGAATTCGAAACCGGCAGCGCCACGCTCACGCCGCAAGGTCGCGCGATTCTCGATCAGATGGCCGCCGCCATGGGGAAAATGACGACCAAAACGGTTGCGATCATCGGGCACACCGACAACTCGGGTAATCGCACGTCGAATATCGCGCTGAGCCAGGCGCGCGCGGATGCGGTCAAAGGCTATCTGGTCGCTAAGGGCATCCCGCCGCAACAGATGACGACGACCGGCGTCGGCCCGGATCAGCCGATTGCATCGAATGACACGACTGACGGACGGGCACGGAATCGCCGCATCGAGTTTCGTGCGGGGTCTTGA
- the tssM gene encoding type VI secretion system membrane subunit TssM, with product MRRILNVLTHTRTLSIIGLLALAAVLFIGADTLQIDLMWPAIALGVVVALWLLVWVVRRLRARRANRKLGEMLEQQAEKQTEAGPAPTPARQAELDVLRTRLVEAVKTIKTSKIGQVSGGSALYELPWYIVIGNPAAGKSSAVLNSGLQFPFADKNNAVIHGIGGTRNCDWFFTTEGILLDTAGRYSVHEEDRTEWLGFLGLLKRFRPKAPINGIIVTASIAELTNSKPEFAINLAKNLRQRVQELTEKLEVFAPVYVMFTKADLITGFTEFFSGSDRHEYDRVWGATLPYEPDEKRDVVGLFDEHFEELYDGLKEISVAQMSINRGNKLSPGQLSFPLEFSTIKPALRAFLATLFETNPFQYKPIFRGFYFTSALQEGETNSAAATRIANRFGLSADSLPKPHSAFSKNGFFLRDLFSKVIFADRQTVRQFASPAKTRMRYATFFGFVAVLALALGGWTWSTVNNQQLTANVQADLDNVVRLQQNRNDLQSRLQAMDVLEDRIDQLEQFRRDKPLAVSLGLYQGDRLEQRLLTEYYNGVRQILLDPVSQNLASFLKDVNAHPDQLAPLNRAPDAAAIPVSTHSAMSANSQGGLYSDASPTNVEDAYNALKTYLMLSDKRHVETAHLTDQVARFWRGWLETNRGNMPRDEMIRSAERMITFYLSRVSDDDWPMIDQNLGLVDQTRENLRRVVRGMPARQRVYEEIKARASTRFAPMTIARIVGENNTALVAGSYAIPGTFTREAWFQYVQPAIRDAATKELQAKDWVLNTSAHDDLTLEGSPEQIQKALVTMYKTEYAMHWQKFMQGIAVQSFGSFGQAVDAMNRLGDPQDSPIRKVLETAYDQTSWDNPSLFNANLKRAQTGVTSWFKNWFSRAPTGQINANIDINGNPVEMPMGPIGQEFSALGRIVVSGDNGSMLKGYMDTLSKVRTRFNVIKNQGDPGPGARQLMQQTLDGSGSELADSLKYVDEQMLTGLTDSQRKALRPLLVRPLMAAYAVVIQPASVEVNKVWNAQVYQSFQGSLANKYPFASDAKVEAGAGEIAQVFGPDGAIAKFVGTTLGPLAVRRGDTLTARTWGDMGLALTPDFTNGFARWVAPLAGGAAGASGQSSSEPQTVFQILPQPSSGTTEYTLAIDGQQMRYRNTPPQWTNFVWPNPSGSPGATLNATTFDGRTLQLVNEPGRYGLEKLINSAQRKRRPDGTFDLSWTQGSVTVAVSMRIISTSQASSGTSDAPQQQSLRGLRLPSSVADVSAAANSVNATAAGAPGAAPAIAPASQAARPATAAAAVSNTGGAQ from the coding sequence ATGCGACGCATTCTCAACGTGTTGACCCACACACGCACGCTCTCGATCATCGGCTTGCTCGCGCTCGCTGCTGTTCTATTCATCGGCGCGGATACCTTGCAGATCGACCTGATGTGGCCAGCCATCGCGCTCGGCGTCGTGGTCGCGCTGTGGCTGCTGGTATGGGTGGTACGCCGTCTGCGCGCGCGGCGCGCGAACCGCAAGCTCGGCGAAATGCTCGAGCAGCAGGCAGAAAAGCAGACTGAAGCCGGCCCCGCGCCCACGCCCGCGCGCCAGGCCGAACTCGACGTGCTGCGCACGCGCCTCGTCGAGGCGGTGAAGACCATCAAGACCTCGAAGATCGGCCAGGTCTCGGGCGGCTCGGCGCTGTACGAGTTGCCGTGGTATATCGTGATCGGCAACCCCGCCGCGGGCAAGAGCAGCGCGGTGTTGAATTCGGGTTTGCAATTTCCGTTTGCCGACAAGAACAACGCGGTGATTCACGGCATTGGCGGCACGCGTAATTGCGACTGGTTCTTCACGACCGAGGGCATTCTGCTCGACACCGCGGGGCGCTATTCCGTGCACGAGGAAGACCGCACCGAATGGCTCGGATTCCTCGGCCTGCTCAAACGTTTCCGGCCGAAGGCGCCGATCAACGGCATTATCGTCACGGCCAGCATTGCGGAGCTGACCAACAGCAAGCCTGAATTCGCGATCAATCTCGCCAAGAATCTGCGCCAGCGCGTGCAGGAATTGACCGAGAAGCTCGAAGTCTTCGCGCCGGTGTATGTCATGTTCACCAAGGCCGACCTGATTACCGGCTTCACCGAATTCTTCAGCGGAAGCGACCGTCACGAATACGACCGCGTGTGGGGCGCCACCCTGCCCTACGAGCCGGACGAAAAGCGCGACGTGGTGGGTCTCTTCGACGAGCACTTCGAGGAGCTGTACGACGGCCTGAAAGAAATCAGCGTCGCGCAGATGTCGATCAATCGCGGCAATAAGCTCTCGCCGGGTCAGCTGAGCTTTCCGCTCGAATTTTCCACCATCAAACCTGCGTTGCGCGCGTTTCTCGCCACGCTGTTCGAGACTAACCCGTTCCAGTACAAGCCCATTTTCCGCGGCTTCTACTTCACCAGTGCATTGCAGGAAGGCGAGACCAATAGCGCCGCGGCCACTCGCATCGCGAACCGTTTCGGCCTGAGCGCCGATAGCCTGCCCAAGCCGCATAGCGCGTTTTCGAAGAACGGCTTCTTCCTGCGCGACCTGTTCTCCAAGGTGATCTTCGCCGACCGGCAAACGGTCAGGCAATTCGCCAGCCCCGCGAAAACGCGCATGCGTTATGCGACCTTCTTCGGCTTCGTCGCGGTGCTCGCACTGGCGCTCGGCGGCTGGACCTGGTCGACGGTCAACAACCAGCAACTCACGGCGAACGTGCAGGCCGACCTCGACAACGTAGTGCGCCTGCAGCAGAACCGCAATGATCTGCAATCGCGGCTGCAGGCCATGGACGTGCTCGAGGACCGCATCGACCAGCTCGAGCAGTTCCGCCGCGACAAGCCGCTTGCGGTATCGCTCGGCCTCTATCAGGGCGACCGGCTCGAACAGCGTCTGCTCACCGAGTACTACAACGGCGTGCGCCAGATCCTGCTCGATCCGGTCTCGCAGAATCTCGCTTCTTTCCTGAAGGACGTCAACGCACACCCCGATCAACTCGCGCCGCTGAACCGCGCACCGGACGCCGCCGCGATTCCGGTCTCCACGCATTCGGCCATGAGCGCGAACAGCCAGGGTGGACTCTATAGCGACGCCTCGCCGACCAACGTCGAAGATGCGTACAACGCGCTCAAGACCTACCTGATGCTGAGCGACAAGCGTCACGTGGAAACGGCTCACCTCACCGACCAGGTTGCCCGCTTCTGGCGCGGCTGGCTCGAAACGAATCGCGGCAACATGCCGCGTGACGAGATGATCCGCAGCGCCGAACGTATGATCACCTTCTACCTTTCGCGCGTGTCCGACGACGACTGGCCGATGATCGACCAGAACCTCGGTCTCGTCGACCAGACGCGCGAGAACCTGCGCCGCGTGGTGCGCGGCATGCCGGCCCGTCAACGGGTTTATGAGGAAATCAAGGCACGCGCATCGACCCGTTTCGCGCCGATGACGATCGCGCGCATTGTCGGCGAAAACAATACGGCGCTGGTGGCGGGCAGTTACGCGATTCCCGGCACCTTCACGCGAGAAGCGTGGTTCCAGTACGTGCAGCCCGCCATTCGCGACGCGGCCACCAAGGAATTGCAGGCCAAGGACTGGGTGCTCAACACGTCAGCCCACGACGACCTGACGCTGGAAGGCAGTCCCGAGCAGATCCAGAAAGCGCTCGTCACGATGTACAAGACCGAGTACGCCATGCACTGGCAGAAGTTCATGCAAGGCATCGCGGTGCAGAGCTTCGGCAGTTTCGGTCAGGCAGTGGATGCGATGAACCGTCTCGGCGACCCTCAGGATTCGCCGATCCGCAAGGTGCTCGAAACCGCGTACGACCAGACTTCGTGGGACAACCCCTCGCTCTTCAACGCGAACCTGAAGCGCGCGCAAACCGGCGTGACGAGCTGGTTCAAGAACTGGTTCTCGCGGGCGCCGACCGGCCAGATCAACGCGAATATCGATATCAACGGCAATCCGGTCGAGATGCCGATGGGTCCGATCGGCCAGGAGTTCTCGGCGCTGGGCCGCATCGTGGTAAGCGGCGACAACGGCTCGATGCTCAAGGGCTATATGGACACGCTGTCGAAGGTCCGCACACGCTTTAACGTGATCAAGAATCAGGGCGATCCGGGACCGGGCGCGCGTCAACTGATGCAGCAGACGCTCGACGGCAGCGGCTCCGAGCTCGCCGATTCGCTGAAATACGTCGACGAACAGATGCTCACCGGTCTCACCGACTCGCAACGCAAAGCGCTGCGCCCGCTGCTCGTGCGTCCGTTGATGGCGGCGTACGCAGTGGTGATCCAGCCGGCCAGCGTCGAAGTCAACAAGGTGTGGAATGCGCAGGTTTATCAGAGCTTCCAGGGGTCACTGGCAAACAAGTACCCGTTCGCGAGCGACGCGAAGGTCGAAGCCGGCGCGGGCGAAATAGCCCAGGTGTTCGGTCCGGACGGCGCGATTGCCAAGTTCGTCGGCACCACGCTCGGGCCGCTCGCGGTACGCCGTGGCGACACGCTGACGGCGCGGACGTGGGGCGATATGGGCCTCGCGCTCACGCCCGATTTCACCAACGGCTTCGCGCGCTGGGTGGCGCCGCTTGCCGGCGGCGCGGCCGGTGCGTCGGGCCAGAGTTCGTCCGAACCGCAGACCGTGTTCCAGATCTTGCCGCAGCCGAGCAGCGGCACGACGGAATACACGCTTGCAATCGACGGCCAGCAGATGCGCTACCGGAACACGCCGCCGCAGTGGACCAACTTCGTGTGGCCGAATCCTTCGGGTTCGCCGGGCGCGACGCTGAACGCCACGACCTTCGACGGCCGCACGCTGCAACTGGTCAACGAACCGGGCCGCTACGGCCTGGAAAAGCTGATCAATTCGGCGCAACGCAAGCGTCGTCCGGACGGCACGTTCGATCTGTCGTGGACGCAAGGCAGCGTGACGGTGGCGGTCAGCATGCGCATCATCAGCACGTCGCAGGCTTCGAGCGGCACGAGCGATGCGCCGCAACAGCAGAGCCTGCGCGGCTTGCGGCTGCCCTCCTCGGTGGCGGATGTGAGCGCGGCGGCGAATTCGGTCAACGCGACCGCCGCGGGTGCACCGGGCGCCGCGCCCGCGATCGCGCCGGCCTCGCAAGCGGCGCGTCCGGCTACGGCCGCCGCCGCGGTTTCGAATACAGGGGGTGCGCAATGA
- a CDS encoding AraC family transcriptional regulator translates to MSTRSAEPVPLDPAQRRVVELFDVLAPNPGFTRTSLEGVNLMRANSPMPRMPVMYEPSIVIVCQGRKRGFLGDQVFQYDAQQYLVLSVPLPFECETEASPDEPFLAISVRVDLTMVAELLMALNETQGAAQHEPVGIYSTPLDPALCNAVQRLMDALASPLDARILAPGVVREICYRVLTGEQGDAIRAALTHQNHFGRIAKALRRIHADYHGVLDVDTLASEAGMSLAVFHAQFKAVTATSPMQYVKTTRLHHARLLMVQDGLNAGAAAARVGYESASQFSREFKRLFGLSPVDEVKRMRTLYDSPAPRVVKPVARYVTAV, encoded by the coding sequence ATGTCAACCCGTTCCGCTGAACCCGTCCCGCTCGATCCCGCCCAGCGGCGTGTGGTCGAATTATTCGACGTGCTCGCGCCCAATCCGGGCTTCACGCGCACGAGTCTCGAAGGCGTCAATCTGATGCGCGCGAATAGTCCCATGCCGCGCATGCCTGTCATGTACGAGCCGAGCATCGTGATCGTCTGCCAGGGACGCAAGCGCGGCTTTCTCGGCGATCAGGTGTTTCAGTACGACGCGCAGCAGTATCTGGTGCTCTCGGTGCCGTTGCCATTCGAATGCGAGACCGAGGCGAGCCCGGATGAGCCTTTTCTCGCCATCTCGGTGCGCGTCGATCTCACCATGGTGGCGGAATTGCTGATGGCGTTGAACGAGACGCAAGGCGCCGCGCAGCACGAACCCGTCGGCATCTATTCGACGCCACTCGACCCGGCGCTGTGCAACGCGGTGCAGCGTCTGATGGACGCGCTGGCTTCGCCGCTCGACGCACGCATTCTCGCGCCCGGCGTGGTGCGGGAGATCTGTTATCGCGTGCTGACCGGCGAGCAGGGCGACGCGATTCGCGCGGCACTCACGCATCAGAATCATTTCGGCCGCATTGCCAAAGCATTGCGGCGGATTCATGCCGATTACCACGGCGTTCTCGATGTCGATACGCTCGCGTCCGAAGCCGGCATGAGCCTCGCCGTGTTTCACGCGCAGTTCAAAGCCGTCACCGCCACTTCGCCGATGCAATACGTGAAGACCACACGTTTGCATCATGCGCGTTTGCTGATGGTGCAGGATGGTTTGAATGCGGGCGCGGCCGCGGCGCGCGTCGGTTATGAAAGCGCGTCGCAATTCAGCCGTGAGTTCAAGCGCCTTTTCGGCCTCAGTCCAGTGGACGAAGTGAAGCGCATGCGCACCTTGTACGATTCGCCGGCACCACGCGTGGTCAAACCGGTGGCGCGCTACGTCACCGCCGTGTGA
- a CDS encoding M15 family metallopeptidase, with amino-acid sequence MIAVVLFAYFALAVMIAAMLLLPAVRASLLDAALTIHGRFMRGASRSASRARGQLARSAKISQSTAIDMQKLLVKRRLLIFTTTGILATPPLVALALRGRQLFQFDDTARVPDEKIAALLNGEQLVPPPPLPPEVFATQEVEQIRPALKDASRDWNLLDADFRTRLLLVYKIMHEQYGYEMALLEGYRSPERQNRLAQMGGNVTNAAAFQSYHQYGLAADNTFLRDGKLVISEKDPWAMRGYQLYGQTAEQVGLTWGGRWKMMDLGHVEYHKPGFVLGRGH; translated from the coding sequence TTGATTGCCGTAGTACTTTTCGCCTATTTCGCGCTCGCCGTCATGATCGCCGCAATGCTGCTATTGCCGGCAGTACGCGCCTCTTTATTGGACGCGGCTCTCACTATTCATGGCCGCTTTATGCGCGGAGCATCGCGAAGTGCATCTCGCGCACGCGGCCAATTAGCGCGCTCGGCAAAAATTTCGCAATCGACCGCAATCGATATGCAAAAGTTACTGGTAAAGCGGCGCTTGCTGATTTTTACCACCACAGGTATTCTTGCGACGCCTCCATTGGTGGCATTGGCTTTACGCGGCCGGCAATTATTCCAATTCGATGACACTGCGCGGGTACCGGACGAGAAAATTGCCGCGTTATTGAACGGCGAGCAGCTCGTGCCCCCGCCGCCGCTGCCACCGGAGGTATTTGCCACGCAGGAAGTCGAGCAGATCCGGCCCGCGCTTAAAGACGCGAGCCGCGACTGGAATTTGCTCGATGCCGATTTCAGAACACGTTTATTGCTCGTCTACAAAATCATGCACGAGCAATACGGGTATGAAATGGCCTTACTGGAAGGTTATCGCAGTCCGGAGCGGCAAAACCGGCTGGCGCAAATGGGGGGCAACGTCACTAATGCCGCAGCGTTTCAAAGCTACCACCAATACGGGCTTGCCGCGGACAATACATTTTTGCGCGACGGCAAACTCGTCATTTCAGAAAAAGATCCCTGGGCCATGCGAGGTTATCAGCTATACGGACAGACAGCGGAACAGGTCGGTCTGACGTGGGGTGGGCGCTGGAAAATGATGGATCTCGGGCACGTCGAATATCACAAACCCGGCTTCGTCCTCGGGCGCGGTCATTAG
- a CDS encoding NAD(P)-dependent alcohol dehydrogenase, with amino-acid sequence MSTTYAYAATDATAPLAPFEIQRRELRPLDVQMEVLFCGVCHSDLHQARNEWKNTVFPVVPGHEIVGRVTAVGADVTKHKVGDLVGVGCLVDSCRTCASCEEGLEQYCENGFVGTYNGVDRVDGQITYGGYSTQLVVDEAFTLSVPDNLDPAGVAPLLCAGITTYSPLRTWGAGPGKKVGIVGLGGLGHMGVKLARAMGAHVVLFTTSPSKIEDAKRLGAHEVVISKNAEEMEAHLNSFDFILNTVAAQHDLNPFLNLLKRDGTMTLVGAPEHDHPSPQVFNLIFKRRRLAGSLIGGIAETQEMLDFCGEHGITSDIEVIPMQGINEAYERMLKSDVKYRFVIDLDSLRK; translated from the coding sequence ATGAGCACGACTTATGCCTATGCAGCGACCGACGCTACCGCGCCGCTCGCCCCGTTCGAAATCCAGCGCCGCGAACTTCGCCCCCTTGATGTGCAGATGGAAGTGCTGTTTTGCGGCGTGTGCCATTCCGATTTGCATCAGGCGCGCAATGAATGGAAAAACACCGTATTTCCGGTGGTGCCGGGCCATGAAATCGTCGGCCGCGTGACCGCGGTCGGTGCGGACGTGACGAAGCACAAGGTGGGCGATCTGGTCGGCGTCGGCTGTCTGGTCGATTCGTGCCGCACGTGTGCGAGTTGCGAGGAAGGTCTCGAGCAGTATTGCGAGAACGGTTTTGTCGGCACGTATAACGGAGTCGACCGGGTCGACGGTCAGATCACTTACGGCGGCTATTCCACGCAACTCGTCGTGGACGAAGCGTTCACCTTGAGCGTGCCGGACAATCTCGACCCTGCCGGCGTGGCGCCGTTGCTGTGCGCGGGCATCACCACGTATTCGCCGCTGCGCACGTGGGGCGCCGGTCCCGGCAAGAAGGTCGGTATTGTCGGCCTTGGCGGCTTGGGTCATATGGGCGTGAAGCTGGCGCGCGCGATGGGTGCGCATGTCGTGTTGTTCACCACGTCGCCCTCGAAGATCGAAGACGCGAAGCGGCTGGGTGCGCATGAGGTGGTGATTTCGAAGAATGCCGAAGAGATGGAAGCGCATTTGAACAGCTTCGATTTCATTCTGAACACCGTGGCTGCGCAACATGATCTGAATCCGTTTTTGAATCTGCTCAAGCGTGATGGAACCATGACGCTGGTCGGCGCGCCGGAGCACGATCATCCGTCGCCGCAGGTGTTCAATCTGATTTTCAAGCGTCGCCGGTTGGCTGGGTCGTTGATTGGCGGCATTGCCGAGACGCAGGAAATGCTGGATTTCTGCGGTGAGCATGGGATTACTTCGGATATCGAGGTGATTCCTATGCAGGGGATTAATGAGGCTTATGAACGGATGCTGAAGAGTGATGTCAAGTATCGGTTTGTGATTGATCTGGATTCCTTGCGGAAGTAA